CAGGCCCTGCTGGCCGTGGGCCACACGGTGCATGCCGTCTGCCCCGGCAAGAAGGCCGGCGAGTCCATCGCCACGGCCATCCACGACTTCGAAGGGCACCAGACCTATTCCGAGAAGCCCGGCCACCGCTTCGCCCTCAATGCCGATTTCACGGACCTCCGGCCCGACCAGTACGACGCCCTCGTGATCCCCGGCGGCCGCGCCCCGGAATACCTGCGCCTCAATCCCAAGGTGCTGGAGATCGTCCGCCACTTCTTCACCGCGAAGAAGCCCGTGGCGGCCATCTGCCACGGCGCCCAGATCCTCTCCGCCGCAGGCGTGCTGGAGGGCCGCACCTGCTCGGCCTATCCCGCCTGCCGCGCCGAGGTGGAGGTGGCCAAGGGGACCTACGCCGACATCGCCATCGACGGCGCCGTCACGGATGGCAACCTCGTCACCGCCCCCGCCTGGCCCGCCCATCCCGCCTGGCTCGCCCAGTTCCTGCAGGTGCTGGGAACCCGCATCACCCTCTGAAGGCCCCCGGCCCGGCGGAGATCCCGGGGAGGCCCGGGTTGCCGCCGGCACATCCGGGTGCTAGGCTCCTTCATCTTCGGAAGGGTTCGCATGATCTGCCGGGTGTGTTGCCGCTGATGCCGTCGAGGGTCTGAAGCCCTCGGGATGCCAGTCTTCAACCCCAGGATGGACTCCATGCCGAACGACCTCGCCTTCTCCAAGTTCCATGCGCTCGGGAACGACTACCTCGTGATCGATCCCACGCGGACGGCCTTCGATTTGGAGGCCCGGCTCGTCCAGGCCCTCTGCGACCGCCACCGCGGCATCGGCTCCGATGGCCTCCTCCTCGGCCCGCTGCCCGTTCCGGGCGACCCGCAGGCCTTCGGCCTCCGGATCTTCAACCCCGATGGCAGCGAATCGGAGAAGAGCGGGAACGGGCTGCGCATCTTCGCCCGGTACCTGCTGGAGGCGGGCCATGTCCACGGGGCCGGTTGCCGCATCCACACCACAAGCGGGACCGCGGAGGTCCAGTATCTGGCCCCGGATGGGAGCCTGGTGCAGGTGGACATGGGCCTGCCGGCCTTCCGGGCGGGCGACATCCCCTTCACAGGGCTCGCGGCCCACCTGGAGGTCCTGCAGGTCCCCCTCTTCCTGCCCACGGGGCCCGTCACCATCACCGCCCTGAGCGTGGGCAACCCCCACTGCGTGCTCTTCCCCGGGAGCGTGTCCGCCGCCGAGGCCCAGCGGCTCGGCCCCCGCATCGAGCGGCATCCCGACTTCCCCAACCGGGTGAACGTCCAGCTGGTGGAGGTGGTTGACCGGCGGCACATCCGCATCGAGATCTGGGAGCGGGGCGCCGGCTACACGCTGGCCTCCGGCAGCAGCAGCTGCGCCGCCGCGGCGGCCTGCCGGAGGCTCGGGCTGGTGGAGGACCGCCTCCGGGTGCTCATGCCGGGCGGCGCCATCGACATCGCCTTCACGGACCAGGGCCGCATCCTCATGACGGGCCCGGTCCAGGCCGTCTACCAGGGCCGCCTTCACGGGGGATGGACACCATGACGGTCCCGCAGCCCGATCCCGAGCGCATCGCCCGGTGGACCCTCCAGCTCTGCCAGGTGGATTCCACCACCGGGCAGGAGGCGGCCCTGATCCCCCTCCTCACGGGAATGTTCCGCGACCTCGGCGCGCGGGTGCTGTGGCAGACGGTGGAAGGCGGCCGCCGGAACCTGCTGGCCACCTGGGGCGACCCCAAGCTGCTCTTCAGCACCCACCTCGACACCGTGCCGCCCTACCTGCCCCCCCGGCGGGAGGCCGGCCGCCTCTGGGGACGCGGCACCTGCGACGCCAAGGGCATCCTGGCCACGATGATGGAGACGATCCGCCTGCTGCTGGCCGAGGGCCGCCGGGACCTCGCCTTCCTAGGCGTGGTGGGCGAGGAGACGGACAGCCTCGGCGCCCGGATCGCCCTGGACCTGAAGCGGACCCTCCCAGACCTGCTCGGCGTCATCAACGGCGAGCCCACCGGCAATGTGCTGGCCACGGGCCAGCGCGGCTCCGCCCACCTCTGCCTGCGCTGCCGCGGGAGGGCCGCCCACAGCGGCACACCCGAGGAGGGCCTCAACGCCGCCTTCCCCATGTTCGACTGGATCAGCGATCTGCGCCGGCTCCCCGGGCGCGTGGATCCCGTCCTCGGACCCGAAGTCTGGAACCTCGGCACGCTGAAGACGGGCCGGGCCATCAACGTCGTGCCGGACGAGGCCGAGACCCGCCTGTTCGCCCGGACGGTGGCGGGGAGCACCTTCGTGCAGGACGTGCAGCGGCTGCGGCCGGAGGTGGGCGAAGTGGATGTCCTATTCGAGCGCGGCCCCGAGGTGTTCCCCCGCCTGGAGGGGTTCCCCACGGCCCCCGTGCCCTTCGGCTCGGACGCTCCCACCCTGCGCAACCTGGCCCGGAGCCGGTTCGTGGTGATGACCGGCCCAGGCTCCATCCGGGTGGCTCACACCGAAGACGAGTTCCTGGATCTGGCCGAGGCCGTGACCGGCGCCCGGCAGTACCTGGACCTGACCCGGTACCTCCTCGACCGCCCCCAGGGTTCCGACTACGTCATCTGAATCCCCTTGGCAGGGGGCCCGGCCCGTCAGATACTGTTGGAACACAGGATCTTTGCCAGTTTCATCACGCGATATCCAGAAAGGTGGAGGGACGGGCCCTGTGAAACCTTGGCAACCTGCGAAAGCAAGGTGCCAATTCCTGCCGCAAGCGATTGCGGAGAGATGCTGACGTGTCAGAAGCTGACATGCGAAGGGGCCCGAGTCATCGGGCCCCTTCTCTGTTTTTGGATCGCAATGGAACGACGGAGGTCCTCCCTTCCAGGAGGCTTTCATGAGCGAGCAGTACCTCGATACCAACGTGCCGGGCAACCCGGCCTACCACTTCAGCATCCAGCCCCCGGCCCGGGAGAGCCGGGCCGGGTGGAGCCGCCGGCCGGAGCTGGTGCCGGGCGCGGGCCCGGCCACCCAGTGTGTGCATGCGGGCGTGCAGCCCGACCCGGCCTACGGATCGGTCATGCCCCCGCTGTACCTCTCATCCACCTTCGCCTTCAAGGACATCTGCACCAACGCGGGCTACGACTACACCCGCAGCGGCAACCCCACCCGGGCGGCCCTGGAGGAGGCCCTCGCCCTGCTGGAGGGCGGCCATGGCGCCACCTGCACCAGCACGGGCATGAGTGCCATTCTCGTGGCTCTCAACCTGCTGCCCCATGGCAGCCACCTCATCTCCACCGTGGACTGCTACGGAGGCACCTTCCGCCTGCTGGAGCATGCCCAGCGCTTCTACGGCCTGGAGGTCACCTACCTGGACCTGGCGGACCTCCCGGCGGTCGAGGCGGCCCTCCGGCCCAACACGCGCATGATCTGGATCGAGACCCCCTCGAATCCCCTGCTGCGGCTCACGGACATCGCCGCCGTGGCGGAGCTGGGCCACCGCCAGCCGGACTGCCTGGTGGCCGTGGACAACACGTTCCTGTCGCCCTACCTCCAGCGCCCCTTCGACCTCGGCGCCGACCTCGTCATCCACTCCACGACCAAGTACCTCAACGGCCACAGCGACGTGGTGGGCGGCGCCGTGGTGGCGGGGCCCGGCCGCCTGGCCCTCACCCAGCAGATCCAGAGCGGGAACAACCTGCTGGGCACCTCGCAAGCGCCCCACGACTGCTTCCTGGTGCTGCGCGGCCTGAAGACCCTGCCCCTGCGCATGCGCCAGCACGAGGCCACGGCCCAGGTGCTGGCGGAGTTCCTGGCCGCCCATCCCGCCGTGGGCAAGGTCCACTTCCCGGGCCTGCCCGGCCATCCGCAGCACGAGCTCGCGAAGCGGCAGCAGCGGGGCTTCGGCGCCATGCTCAGCTTCGAGCTGGCGGAGGGCGGCGCCGAGCGGCTGAACCACGTGCTCCGGAAGCTGCGCTGGTTCACGCTGGCCGAGAGCCTGGGGGGCGTGGAATCGCTGGTGGCGCATCCCGCCTCCATGACCCACGCCTCCATGACGCCGGAAGCCCGCCGCCGGGCCGGCATCACCGACGACCTCATCCGGCTCTCCGTGGGCCTGGAGGACGTGCAGGACCTGCGCGCCGACCTGGCCCAGGCCCTGGCCTTTGACTGATCGCTACTGGATCCCCAGCAGCTCCACATCGAAGATCAGCTCGGCGTTGGGCGGGATCTCGCCGCCCGCGCCGCGGGCGCCGTAGCCCAGGGCCGCCGGGATGACGAGGGTGCGCTTGCCGCCCACCTTCATGGTCAGCAGCCCCTCGTCCCAGCCCTTGATGACGCGGCCCACGCCGACGGGAAAGACCAGCGGCTCGCCGCGATCCACGGAGCTGTCGAACTTCTTGCCCTTCTTCCCGTGGTCCGAGAGCCAGCCCGTGTAGTGGACCGAGCAGCGCTGGCCGGGCTGGGGCGAGGCCCCCGTGCCGACCTGGGTGTCGAGGTACTGGAGGCCGGTCAGGGTCGTGATCATGGCAGGCGCTTTCTTTTTGGGGCGTTGAGCCCGTTTCTTGGCGGGGGCAGCGGTCTGGGCGGCCAGGGTCTGGGTGGCCAGCGGCAGCGCGAGCAGCAG
This DNA window, taken from Geothrix edaphica, encodes the following:
- a CDS encoding DJ-1/PfpI family protein; this encodes MAAKKILMLVGDFGEDYEIMVPFQALLAVGHTVHAVCPGKKAGESIATAIHDFEGHQTYSEKPGHRFALNADFTDLRPDQYDALVIPGGRAPEYLRLNPKVLEIVRHFFTAKKPVAAICHGAQILSAAGVLEGRTCSAYPACRAEVEVAKGTYADIAIDGAVTDGNLVTAPAWPAHPAWLAQFLQVLGTRITL
- the dapF gene encoding diaminopimelate epimerase, yielding MPNDLAFSKFHALGNDYLVIDPTRTAFDLEARLVQALCDRHRGIGSDGLLLGPLPVPGDPQAFGLRIFNPDGSESEKSGNGLRIFARYLLEAGHVHGAGCRIHTTSGTAEVQYLAPDGSLVQVDMGLPAFRAGDIPFTGLAAHLEVLQVPLFLPTGPVTITALSVGNPHCVLFPGSVSAAEAQRLGPRIERHPDFPNRVNVQLVEVVDRRHIRIEIWERGAGYTLASGSSSCAAAAACRRLGLVEDRLRVLMPGGAIDIAFTDQGRILMTGPVQAVYQGRLHGGWTP
- a CDS encoding M20 family metallopeptidase; amino-acid sequence: MTVPQPDPERIARWTLQLCQVDSTTGQEAALIPLLTGMFRDLGARVLWQTVEGGRRNLLATWGDPKLLFSTHLDTVPPYLPPRREAGRLWGRGTCDAKGILATMMETIRLLLAEGRRDLAFLGVVGEETDSLGARIALDLKRTLPDLLGVINGEPTGNVLATGQRGSAHLCLRCRGRAAHSGTPEEGLNAAFPMFDWISDLRRLPGRVDPVLGPEVWNLGTLKTGRAINVVPDEAETRLFARTVAGSTFVQDVQRLRPEVGEVDVLFERGPEVFPRLEGFPTAPVPFGSDAPTLRNLARSRFVVMTGPGSIRVAHTEDEFLDLAEAVTGARQYLDLTRYLLDRPQGSDYVI
- a CDS encoding trans-sulfuration enzyme family protein: MSEQYLDTNVPGNPAYHFSIQPPARESRAGWSRRPELVPGAGPATQCVHAGVQPDPAYGSVMPPLYLSSTFAFKDICTNAGYDYTRSGNPTRAALEEALALLEGGHGATCTSTGMSAILVALNLLPHGSHLISTVDCYGGTFRLLEHAQRFYGLEVTYLDLADLPAVEAALRPNTRMIWIETPSNPLLRLTDIAAVAELGHRQPDCLVAVDNTFLSPYLQRPFDLGADLVIHSTTKYLNGHSDVVGGAVVAGPGRLALTQQIQSGNNLLGTSQAPHDCFLVLRGLKTLPLRMRQHEATAQVLAEFLAAHPAVGKVHFPGLPGHPQHELAKRQQRGFGAMLSFELAEGGAERLNHVLRKLRWFTLAESLGGVESLVAHPASMTHASMTPEARRRAGITDDLIRLSVGLEDVQDLRADLAQALAFD
- a CDS encoding FKBP-type peptidyl-prolyl cis-trans isomerase, which translates into the protein MTRRCSTLAALLLALPLATQTLAAQTAAPAKKRAQRPKKKAPAMITTLTGLQYLDTQVGTGASPQPGQRCSVHYTGWLSDHGKKGKKFDSSVDRGEPLVFPVGVGRVIKGWDEGLLTMKVGGKRTLVIPAALGYGARGAGGEIPPNAELIFDVELLGIQ